Part of the Gracilimonas sp. genome is shown below.
CGGTGTGATTATCATAACCACTAAAAAAGGACAGGCCGGAGATACTCAGGTTTCAGTTTCTCAGGATGTTGGATTCAATAGTGCCCTTAACCTGGTTGGTGTTGCTGAATGGAATCCCGATAAAATTACGACCTATACCTCCATTTTTGGTGGTAATACTGCTGCTGAAATTGCTGCATATAATGCCGCTGCCAATGCCGGTCGTATTTATGATTATGAAGAAGAGTTATATGGAAACACAGGCTTGATCACACAAACAAATGTGGGCGTGTCAGGCGGTAACAGTGCTACCAGCTTTTACATTACAGGTACAACCCGAAGCGAAGACGGGATCATCGAAAACACCGGTTTTGACAGAAACTCCATTCGCTTGAACCTCGATCACCGTATCAGCGAGAACCTGAGGGTAGCGAGTCGCACCAGTTATACATTCAGCGAAAACCAGCGTGGTTTCACCGGAAACCAGAACGGTACGGGTGGTTCCATTGGTTATGCACTTTCCTACACCCCAACGTATGCGCAGTTATTCCCGAACGATCAGGGCGATTATCCTAACAACCCATATTTTAGTGATAATATGTTGTCGATCGTTAACAATGCGGTGAATGACCAAACGGTACAACGATTGATTCAGGGACTTCAGGTAAATGCTGACCTGTTTAAGAGCGGTTCAAATATTGTTTCTCTTTCCGTGGACGGTGGTGTTGACTACCTGACCTTTAAGAGTATGGTTTGGATGCCTACTTACCTTCAGAATCAGCAGAGTAATGCCAACCCCGGAGATGTGGTTCACACCATCGAAGATAATTTCAACTCCAATGTGCAGGCTGTGTTAAGCTATGCAACAACGGTATCTTCGAATATCCAGTTGAACACTCAGCTCGGTTTTTCCCGGTTCGATCAGTTCCAGGAACGTAATGTAGTTCGAGGCCAGGGTCTGGTTGCCGGACAAACCGGTATCGCAAATGCCACTATCCAGTCGGTAATCAACCAAACAGAAGTTGAGGTTGTTGACCTTAGCTGGTTTGGACAGGAAGAGATTAACTGGGATGACAAAATCATTGCTACCGTTGGTGGTCGTTTTGACCGATCCTCATTAAATGCTGATCAGGATGAATACTACTTCTATCCGAAAGCATCGTTGGCGATTAACCTGTTAAACTTCGACATCATTGAAGGCGACTTCCTTAACCAGTTGAAGCCGCGTATAGCTTATGGCGAGACGGGTGGTCTTCCCAACTTTGGTGTAACCTACAGTTCTCTGAACTCAGGAAACATCGGTGGGTTATTAGCCACTTCAGTTGGTGGGCGTAGTATTGACCCCAACCTGAAGCCTGAAAGTGCTCAGGAGCTTGAGTTTGGTGTTGATGTAGCCATGCTTGATAACCGAATTTCACTTGAAGCTACTTATTACAACAAAAAAGTAGCGGATCTGATTTTGGATGAGCAGGTACCAACATCTTCCGGTATTTCTGTGATTGCAACTAATGCAGCTGACCTGGTAAACAAAGGAATGGAATTTACGCTGAACCTGAACCCGGTTCGCAATCCAAACCTGAACTGGTTCTCAACAGTACTTTTCTGGAAGAATGAGTCAGAAATCACAGATCTATCTATTGATGGATATACAACCGGTGGTTTCGGAACTAGTTTGAGTAACTACCTGATTCAGGAAGGATTCTCACCATCTACTATTGTAGGTCTTCCTGCAGTTAGTGATCCTTCATTGTACACTATTTATGGTGACGGACAGCCTGATTTCGAAATGTCATTCTCGAATGAATTCAACATTTATAAAAACTTCGATTTCAGCTTCCTGTGGCACTGGAAAAGCGGTGGAGACAATATCAACCTCTCCCAGCTGCTTACCGATGCAGGAGGTACATCTCCTGACTGGAACGACAGCGTTGAGGGATCAACCCTTCCAAAAGGAGCTGATCGTGTAATTAATGGCGGTTCCGGAGCATATGTATATGATGCGTCTTACGTGAAACTACGTGAGATTGGATTGTACTACACCGTACCTACCGAAACGCTTACTAATATTTTTGGCAATAGCGTGAGCAACATAAAGATTGGTGCTTCAGCAAACAATGTATTGCTGTTCTCTGACTACCCAAGTTATGATCCGGAAACCTCCGTATTTGGTACTCAGGCCATCAACAACTCTGTGGAAGTAACTCCTTATCCGACTTCCCGGCAGGTAATGTTCCACGTAAATATTGACTTTTAATTTATAGGAATGAACACAATGAAATATTTAAACAAACTATTGTTAATCGTACTGCTTTCAGCAGGGATTTCGGCCTGTGATTTCCTGGACCCGAATGAAATAAGCGACCCTAATAATCCATCAATTGAAGGGGTATTGTCTGATGCTTCCAAAGCACAGCTTCAAAACCTTGTAACCGGATTAACAGAACGCCACCGGGCAACCACCGGAGCGAACAACATCATGAGTACCTTTGGGCGCGAAATTTATCCGCTCTTTGCCTCAGATCCCCGATTTGTTAATCAGTGGGTAGGCGTAGGTGCTGATGCTAACGCAGAAGAAGATCCAACGTTCTTTGGCTCAGGCGGAACATACACGACTCCGTATCAGGCTATAAGACAGGGTAATGTTCTGATTCAGTCTGCCAATAATTCCAATGCGATTTCCGATCAGGAGCGCAACGGGTATTTAGGCGTGGCCAAAACGCTGCAGGCGTACAGTTACCTGATTCCCCTCAATGTTCAATACACCAACGGTATACG
Proteins encoded:
- a CDS encoding SusC/RagA family TonB-linked outer membrane protein — protein: MRNSYYVRFLAVLAVTFFCAQVAIAQYTVSGTVTDASTGEALVGVTIFDANTNTGTSTNINGRYSLELPTGETSLRFSSIGYVTQNLDVSGSNGEEVTLDVEMRSDVANLEELVVTGLASSIKRENLANAITKVDAADLVERTQPQTLDGAFKGKIPGVSIRSQSGAPGGGINVQMRGVSTLGAGSSQPLYIIDGVYVNNDAISNSRYLTTGANSTQEDNSANRLSDINPEDVESIEVLKGPSAAAIYGQRANAGVIIITTKKGQAGDTQVSVSQDVGFNSALNLVGVAEWNPDKITTYTSIFGGNTAAEIAAYNAAANAGRIYDYEEELYGNTGLITQTNVGVSGGNSATSFYITGTTRSEDGIIENTGFDRNSIRLNLDHRISENLRVASRTSYTFSENQRGFTGNQNGTGGSIGYALSYTPTYAQLFPNDQGDYPNNPYFSDNMLSIVNNAVNDQTVQRLIQGLQVNADLFKSGSNIVSLSVDGGVDYLTFKSMVWMPTYLQNQQSNANPGDVVHTIEDNFNSNVQAVLSYATTVSSNIQLNTQLGFSRFDQFQERNVVRGQGLVAGQTGIANATIQSVINQTEVEVVDLSWFGQEEINWDDKIIATVGGRFDRSSLNADQDEYYFYPKASLAINLLNFDIIEGDFLNQLKPRIAYGETGGLPNFGVTYSSLNSGNIGGLLATSVGGRSIDPNLKPESAQELEFGVDVAMLDNRISLEATYYNKKVADLILDEQVPTSSGISVIATNAADLVNKGMEFTLNLNPVRNPNLNWFSTVLFWKNESEITDLSIDGYTTGGFGTSLSNYLIQEGFSPSTIVGLPAVSDPSLYTIYGDGQPDFEMSFSNEFNIYKNFDFSFLWHWKSGGDNINLSQLLTDAGGTSPDWNDSVEGSTLPKGADRVINGGSGAYVYDASYVKLREIGLYYTVPTETLTNIFGNSVSNIKIGASANNVLLFSDYPSYDPETSVFGTQAINNSVEVTPYPTSRQVMFHVNIDF